Proteins encoded together in one Phyllostomus discolor isolate MPI-MPIP mPhyDis1 chromosome 6, mPhyDis1.pri.v3, whole genome shotgun sequence window:
- the PTRHD1 gene encoding putative peptidyl-tRNA hydrolase PTRHD1 has protein sequence MHRGVGQVLVLGRKMAASGAEPQILVQYLVLRKDLSQAPFSWPAGALVAQACHAATAALHTHRDHPHTIAYLRELGRMRKVVLEAPDETTLKELAETLQQKDIEHVLWLEQPENIATCLALRPYPKDEVSQYLKKFRLFK, from the exons ATGCACCGGGGAGTAGGTCAGGTCTTAGTGCTGGGTAGGAAGATGGCGGCATCTGGCGCAGAGCCGCAGATCTTGGTACAGTACTTGGTGTTACGGAAGGACCTATCGCAGGCTCCCTTCTCCTGGCCAGCGGGCGCACTGGTAGCGCAGGCCTGTCACGCAGCCACTGCAGCCCTGCACACTCACCGAGACCACCCTCACACTATTGCTTATCTCCGGGAGCTGGGGCGCATGCGCAAGGTGGTCCTTGAG GCCCCGGACGAGACCACCCTAAAGGAGCTGGCTGAGACCCTGCAACAGAAGGACATTGAGCACGTGCTGTGGCTGGAGCAGCCGGAGAATATCGCCACTTGCCTGGCACTCCGTCCCTACCCCAAGGACGAAGTGAGCCAGTATTTGAAGAAGTTCCGATTGTTCAAATGA